The Streptomyces sp. NBC_00576 genome contains the following window.
GTCGTGGAGGCGCTGGCCGGCGCGGGGATCCGCAAGGTGATCGTGCGGGCGCCGAAGCTGGTCAACATCGTCACGGCGTAGGTCCGGACGCCGGTGCGGGCATTGGCGCAGGATTTGTCGCAGATCTAGGCGTGGGCGGTCCGCCAGGCCGCTCGGGGTAGTCCCCTACGGGCAGGTTCGGGGTTCTTTTGGAACTCAGGGCCTGCCCTTTGCGTTTACGGTTGAAGAGCGGCTCGAAGGCCGCGACCGGTAGGAGGAGGAGCGTCGTGCAAGTCGCTGTCGCAGTTGTTGCCCTGCTCTTCCTGCTGTTCGTCGTGCTGGGCGTGTACGCGACCGTGAAGGTGGTCGGCGCGGCCAAGAGAGGTGTGGACCGGACGATCTCGCAGGCCCGCCGCACGGTCGAGGACACCACGCTGCGCGCCAAGACGTACGCCCAGCCCGGCCCGGCCGGCGAGCTGGCCCAGCTCAGGCTCAAGCTGCGTACGTCGATGCGGGCCACACAGGACGCGCTGCACGCGGGCGTGGCCGAGGACGAGTCCCTCAAGGAGTCCCTCGGCCTCTTCGAGCGGCTCAGCGCGCATGGCCACGAGCTGGACGCCGAACTCAAGCGACTGGAGTCCGAGCCCGACCGGGCGACGCTCGCCGCGCGACTGCCCGACCTGCGCGAGCGCACCGACCAGATCACGCAGGCGGCCGACTCGCTGCGCTGGGCGGCCCGGGACCGGGCGACCCGTTTCGCGGGCGACGACCTGGACGCCCTGAGGACCCAGATAGACGTCGAGGCGGGTGCCCTGCGGCACTGGACGACCACGGAGCCCACGCCTGCCGCGACACCCACGACGACTTCCACCCCTGCTCCGCCGCCGTGGCCCGCGGCCCCGGCAGCCGACGGGGCCGCGGCTCAGCAGACCTGGCCGGACAACCCGGACGCGCGCCGGGCCGCCGAACCGACCCGGCCCGCCATCACCCCGCCGGTGCAACAGCCCACCTACCCCTGGCAGAAGAAACCCCGTCCCGAGAGCACGACTTGATCCGGCGAGCCCACTCCGGTCCCGCCGCAGGTGAAAGGGGCGGGCTGCCGCCCAGGCGCTACGGCAGGTAACCTCCAGCTCATGTCCCGCCATGTCGCTATCGTCACCGATTCAACGGCCTACCTGCCGCCGCGGACGATGGAGCGCCACGGCATCATCGCGGTGCCGCTGACCGTGGTTCTCGGTGACCGGGCCCTCGAAGAGGGCACCGAGATCTCGGCCCGTTCCCTGGCCCAGGCACTCCAGAAGCGCCGATCCGTCACCACCTCGCGTCCCAGCCCCCAGCTCTTCGCGGAGACCTACCGCAAGGTCGCCGAGTCCGGCGCCACCGGCATCGTCTCGCTGCACCTCTCCGCCGAGTTCTCCGGCACGTACGACGCCGCGGTCCTGGCGGCTCGTGAGGCGCCGGTGCCCGTACGGGTGGTGGACACCGGCATGGTCGCGATGGCCCTCGGATTCTGCGCACTGGCCGCGGCCGAGGCGGCGGAAGCGGGCGGCACGGTGGATGAGGCCGTCACGGCCGCGGAGAAGCGGGCCGCGGGCACGTCCGCGTACTTCTACGTCGACACCCTCGACTATCTGCGCCGCGGCGGTCGGATAGGTGCCGCGCAGGCACTCTTCGGCTCCGCCCTCGCGGTGAAGCCGCTGCTGCAGTTGGACGGCGGACGTATCGAGCTGCTGGAGAAGGTACGAACGGCGTCCAAGGCCATCGCCCGCCTGGAGGAGATCGCCGCCGACCGGGCCGGCAGTGCGCAGGTCGACATCGCCGTGCACCATCTGGCCGCCCCGGAACGGGCAGCGGCCCTCGCGGACCGGTTGCGAGTACGGGTGCCGGGACTGGCCGAGCTGCATGTGAGTGAGGTGGGGGCGGTGATCGGGGCGCATACGGGACCTGGGTTGCTGGGAGTGGTTGTTTCGCCTCGGTGAGGGGCTTCTGCGGGGCTCCGGCGGGTTCGACCTGTGCGCGGGAGGCCTGTGTGCAGCACTCGTTCGGGTGATGGAGTTATCCACAACCAATGGGTAATCCACCGGAATTGAGCAAGATCATCGCGGGTGTGGTGGATTGCTCCATCCTCGGCGCATGGCACTTCGATCACGTTCACGCGCCACCACTGCGACCAGCGGCCCCGGCCGCGGCCCGATGTCCGACGGCCGCGTCTGTCACGGCCATCGCCGTCCCCGTAGCCGAGCCCGACAGCATCAGGCGTCGGCCGACGAGCTCCGCCGACGGGCAGAGGTGCTCTTCGGTGAACGGGCACTCGAACGAAGGGAGTTGGGGAACGGGCCGCCGGGTGGTGAGCGGGACGCGGGTGTGGTGGACTGCGGGGAGGGGGCGCGGTTCGCGGCCTCCGCTGCCGGTGGCATCGGCCAGGAACACCGGGCACCGACGGCACGCCTTGATGTTCCCGTCGATGTCCCCGGTGGGCGTGCGGGCGTCGGCGGGGAGGCGCCTCGTGCGGCGGAAGCGGTGGGCAGCGGTGCCGAGGACGGTCCGGCTGCCGGGGCTTGGCAGGAACGGGCCGGGCTTGCGGTGCGGGAGCGGATGCCCGTGTGGTTGCAGGCGCGGTGCGGTCTGGAGCGGCGGAGCGTGGTGGCGCTCACGGTGGTGCTGGTCGCTGCCGCGGTGCTTGCCGGACAGCACTTCTGGACGGGGCGCGTCCAGTCCGTTCGGGCGCCGGAGGTGGTTCGGGCGGCGCCGCTCGGGGCGGCACGGGCCGCGGGCGGCACGGCCGGTCCCCGGGGTGTCGTGGCAGGGGCTGGCGCACCGATCGTGGTGGACGTCAGCGGCAAGGTGCGGGAGCCGGGGGTTCATCGGCTGCCGGCCGGGTCCAGGGTCGCCGACGCATTGCAGGCCGCGGGTGGGGTGCGTCCCGGTACGAAGACCGAGGGGCTCAACCGCGCGCGGTTCCTGGTGGACGGCGAACAGGTGGTGGTCGGCGGGGCGGTGCCTCCACCGGGGGCGGTCGTGGGCGGTGCGGTCGGCTCGGCCGGCGTGGGAACGGGAGGCTCCGTGGGCGGGGCGGTGGCTGCACCGGCGGCGCCTGTTCCGTTGAACACGGCCACCGTGGAACAGCTCGACACCTTGCCCGGGGTCGGCCCCGTGCTGGCGCAGCACATCATCGACTACCGCACCCAGCACGGTGGATACCGGTCCGTGGACGAACTGCGCGAGGTGAACGGCATCGGAGACCGGCGCTTCGCCGACCTGCGAAATCTCGTGCAGCCATGAGTCGGGTACCGCCCACGTCGGAATCCGATGGTCCGCCTCGGAACGCGGTGGCCGGGGCCGCGCACGAGGAGCCTCGCCCGCTCGACGACCAGGTCACTGCCGACCGTCGGGCACCGCGCGCCCGCCGGTCCGTGCACGCTGCCTCGGGGAAACGGCTGGGGGATGCCAATCCCCGGCAGGAAGGGCCGACGGACCTGCGGTTGGTGCCGCCCGCGCTGGCTGCCTGGGCGACGGCGGCACTGGCGCTGGATGTCCCGCCCGGCTGGGTCACCGGCGTCGCGGTCGTCTGTTCGGTCGTGGCCGGCGTGCTCCTGCTGGTCGGCCGTACCTCGGAGGGATCCAGTCTCTCGCCGGTGCGACAACCCCGGTGGGGTGGCTGGTCGCGGGTTTCCGTGGCCGGCGTGCTGCTCTGTGTCGCAGCGGCTGCCGTCTCCGCCGGCCTGCACGGGGCCGATCTGCGGCGGGGGCCTGTGCCGGGGCTGGCGCGGCAGTACGCCGGCGTGACGGCCGAGTTGGAGGTCACCTCCGATCCACGGCTCACCCGGCCCCGGATCCAGGGCGCTCACGCCGCGCCGAGCGCCGTACTGCTCGACGCCGAGGTCCGGCGGATCGAGGAGCCGGACGGAAGCACGGTGGCGACGCGGACGCCCGTGCTCGTGACAGTCGACGTGAGCGCGAAGCCGACGAAGACGGGCTCCTTCCGCCGGGCGACCGAGGAGGCGGCGGATGGGCCGGAGCATTCGCCCTGGCTGGGGCTGCTGCCGTCCACGCGGTTGCGTGTGACCGGACGGCTCGTGCCCGCGCTGACGAGCGGTGACCGGATCGCGGCCGTGCTGCGGGTACGGGAGCGGGCGGCGCCGGAGGTGGTGCGGGAACCGTCGGCGCCGCAGCGGTTCGCGGGACGGCTGCGTGCGGGGCTGCGGGACGCCACCGAGGACCTGCCGGCGGATGCGCGGGCGCTGCTGCCCGGGCTGGTCGTCGGGGACACCTCACGCGTCACATCCGAACTGGACGAGGCGTTCAAGGAGACCGACCTCACGCATCTGATGGCCGTCAGCGGGGCGAATTTCACTATTCTCCTCGCCCTGCTCATCGGCCCGCCCGCCCTCGCCCAGCAGGTCGAACGGCGTGGCCTCGCACCCCGCCTGGGCATTTCCCTCCGGACGACCGCACTGTTCGGCAGCGTGCTCACCCTGGGATTCGTCATTGTGTGCAGACCCGACCCGAGTGTGCTGCGGGCCGCGGCCTGCGGCTCCGTCGCGCTGCTCGCCCTCGCGACCGGGCGTCGCCGGTCACTGATCCCGGCGCTCGCGACAGCGGTTCTGCTCCTGGTGCTGTACGACCCGTGGCTGGCGCGGAGTTACGGCTTCCTGCTCTCCGTCCTCGCCACCGGTGCACTTCTCACCCTCGCGCCCCGCTGGAGCCCGGCGTTGCGCAGGCGAGGGGTGCCGCCGCGGCTGGCCGAGGCGCTGGCCGCAGCCGGCGCCGCGCAGGCCGTGTGCGCGCCGGTCGTGGCGGTGCTGTCGGCGCGGGTGAGCCTGGTGGCGGTGCCGTGCAACCTGCTCGCGGAGTTCGCGGTCGCCCCGGCCACCGTGCTGGGCTTCGCGGCACTGGCCACGGCGCCGGTG
Protein-coding sequences here:
- a CDS encoding DegV family protein yields the protein MSRHVAIVTDSTAYLPPRTMERHGIIAVPLTVVLGDRALEEGTEISARSLAQALQKRRSVTTSRPSPQLFAETYRKVAESGATGIVSLHLSAEFSGTYDAAVLAAREAPVPVRVVDTGMVAMALGFCALAAAEAAEAGGTVDEAVTAAEKRAAGTSAYFYVDTLDYLRRGGRIGAAQALFGSALAVKPLLQLDGGRIELLEKVRTASKAIARLEEIAADRAGSAQVDIAVHHLAAPERAAALADRLRVRVPGLAELHVSEVGAVIGAHTGPGLLGVVVSPR
- a CDS encoding ComEA family DNA-binding protein — encoded protein: MALRSRSRATTATSGPGRGPMSDGRVCHGHRRPRSRARQHQASADELRRRAEVLFGERALERRELGNGPPGGERDAGVVDCGEGARFAASAAGGIGQEHRAPTARLDVPVDVPGGRAGVGGEAPRAAEAVGSGAEDGPAAGAWQERAGLAVRERMPVWLQARCGLERRSVVALTVVLVAAAVLAGQHFWTGRVQSVRAPEVVRAAPLGAARAAGGTAGPRGVVAGAGAPIVVDVSGKVREPGVHRLPAGSRVADALQAAGGVRPGTKTEGLNRARFLVDGEQVVVGGAVPPPGAVVGGAVGSAGVGTGGSVGGAVAAPAAPVPLNTATVEQLDTLPGVGPVLAQHIIDYRTQHGGYRSVDELREVNGIGDRRFADLRNLVQP
- a CDS encoding ComEC/Rec2 family competence protein — translated: MHAASGKRLGDANPRQEGPTDLRLVPPALAAWATAALALDVPPGWVTGVAVVCSVVAGVLLLVGRTSEGSSLSPVRQPRWGGWSRVSVAGVLLCVAAAAVSAGLHGADLRRGPVPGLARQYAGVTAELEVTSDPRLTRPRIQGAHAAPSAVLLDAEVRRIEEPDGSTVATRTPVLVTVDVSAKPTKTGSFRRATEEAADGPEHSPWLGLLPSTRLRVTGRLVPALTSGDRIAAVLRVRERAAPEVVREPSAPQRFAGRLRAGLRDATEDLPADARALLPGLVVGDTSRVTSELDEAFKETDLTHLMAVSGANFTILLALLIGPPALAQQVERRGLAPRLGISLRTTALFGSVLTLGFVIVCRPDPSVLRAAACGSVALLALATGRRRSLIPALATAVLLLVLYDPWLARSYGFLLSVLATGALLTLAPRWSPALRRRGVPPRLAEALAAAGAAQAVCAPVVAVLSARVSLVAVPCNLLAEFAVAPATVLGFAALATAPVAMPVAKALAWGASWPAGWIVDIARTGAALPGGGVDWPGSWTGALLLGLCMVLVVFAGARLLRHPWWCAACGVLLLLVVVRPAPLTRVITGWPPPGWRFAMCDVGQGDATVLAAGEGTGVVVDAGPEPALVDHCLRELGITKVPLVILTHFHADHVAGLPGVLRGRSVGAIETTGFEEPEDQAEFVLREAAARRIPVTRAVAGERRRTGDLDWEVLWPQPAPAPEPEGANDASVTLLVRSAGLRLLLLGDLEPPAQRALLSSPAATEVRAVDVLKVAHHGSAYQDPDLIRAAAPRLALISCGADNTYGHPAPSTVAALRDGGAVVLRTDEDGALAVGGAGRELRVARN